CTTATTTAGCTAAAAGTCGGGAGAATTTATAAGCATAAATttgattgaattaaaattttgtgcTGTTTGTAATATCcagcataattttttttttaactttttattgagattttctcatGTGAGTAGGAACCTCGAATTGAAACATTAAGGACGGTTTCGCCACGTTTTATGTGTCGGATAATTAAATCGTaaattttgtcactttcttacaaagacaaaaagaaaacttgtgaataagctatcagACACTTATTAGAAAATTGGTGAAACCAGCCCCAAGTGTCCAAAAGATCTTAAATTTTACAACCGTTTTATATAATCTACTACTCACTTTTGGACAAGTGTCCAAAAGATCTTAAATTTTTAGGTTTGTCTTGGTATTAAGAAACTCTCTCGGCTTATATGATTGAAATTGCTAAACTATTGCGAGTTCTTCTGTATCCAGGGCAGGAAAGCGGTGACTCTTGTGTACACTCCCGGGTACTGGCCCTTGCCGCACCCGATGCCCCACGAGACAATGCCCACTTGTGTCCAGCGACCGCCTTCATTCAACATGAGTGGACCGCCACTGTCTCCCTAAAACAATTCATTCGttcttttcaaaaatgtttgtcccgaaaaaagttaaaagctaatttaattaaggtttaaattataattaactttaaaataaccaAAACAGGAAACTTAGATAGTTTCCCGTTTTTGGATAGGAAACAATCCAAAAGCAAGATACAAATAATCAGGATAAAGAAAGCTTTCAAGATGTAAATATCTAAAAAGAGATAAAAAACTCTTGTTGAAGATTTTGAAAGACCatgattgttttaatattttgttattgttattttttttaaataattattattaatatcagaATTTGGAACTGTGTGGATCGATTCCATTTTTTCATGGGTTTTATTTTAGTtcttaggtactcgtatttacCGTTATTTTACcgtttataatttacataaatttacaATATGAGTAATAGATAAGTTTCTTATAACTTTCTAAAGCCACGTGCGAGCCACGTGGTAtccaataaaaacaaatagacATATTGCCGACCAATAGCAGTGTATCACGATACGAGGTAGATCTACTCAAAGTAACAGGTGCCGTCCAAATGTCCAGCTAGCGTACACGATGGAGGAGCAATGTATATcgaaagatgactcgccaacACTCAGTCATGAGGGGAGGGAGAGAGAAAGCGGTGCATCGAAAATATTACTCTATCGCAACGATTTTATTGATTCGTCCACTATTGACCGACAATACCTGTCGTTCTGTTAGGCTTACTGGGTAAGTAACTTACACTGCAAGAGTCCATACTGGCTTTACCAGCGCAGATCATGTGGTCGACGATGCCGCCCGGCGCCGCCGAGCCGTACTTAAGCCGACACTCGTTGTTGGTCCAGATCGGGATCGACACCTCCTGCAGTATCGATGGCTGAGGACCACCTGATGGAAACGAATGGTGTTAATATAACGAATATTGTGGATTACGACATATGAATTGTGTatctgcaaaaaaataaaatagacttTAACCCGACTACTACTCCTCCTATTGTTGAAGTTGGTAAAACGTAACCGATGTTGTAGTTTCGGGGTTGCGGACATCCTTTCAAAAAACACACTTAACGTAGTGGTAAACGGCTAAAATCAATTTTTTGACTTCGCCATAGTTAAAAAACATAGTAAAATGCTTTTGATGCTTGCTATGCTAAAATGTACATcttttatgtattctgtgttttTGATGTGACCATGTGACTAGTGTTTTAAATTCAGTAAAGAGACTTGCAGGATTAAAGATAAGAAGATTCCTGCTTTTAAATAGTGGGTAGGTATAACTTACTCTCTCGCAAACTGCCCCATCCAATGACTGTAGCTGTGAGCCCTGAGTAAGCTCTGCTTCCACCGGGCAGACAGATGGGGCGAATCGTTTTCGAATAGGTCACGGGTTGATCCAATGTTAGGACTGACACGTCGTTGTACTGAAAAAATATCAAGATTTAAGTAAATTGTGCTGAAGTAATtacaaatactatttttttgtgaATTAGGATTCATTCTTTCAAATATAACCAAAGATTCTAcagtagtaagtaggtactatttttggttacagtttatcCAAACacattagtacctacctactaccacTTTGCTTGGGTAGGTATGATACCTATAAATTTAGGATACACACACACGTGGTTAAATATCTATGCCTACAGCCGGCTGCCAAAGtgcatattttgtaaaattatgttCTATTATACATAGAAGAGATGGTTTTCCATTTTGAAAAggaaggaaatagatttttaggAAAAAGAAAACTTATCAATTTACCAGAGTGCGCATGTCGAATCCTCGATGTCTGACTACTCTCTTGATTTTCCTTTCCACATGTTGAGTCTCTGAGTTGGTGCGAATGTTATGGTCACCTAGCCTGGCTGTGAGGCGCGCCACGTCCCACGACGTCATACTGAAAACATTTAACTTTATAGAGACAAAGCGGAGGTTTACTCGGTTCTCTATAAATTAACCAACATACTTAGAATAAATACAAGTAGATATATTCTTTTCACAATATTCTCTGTAGAGGTAAGAATTATACTAATTTAGTATTATATAGATTGATATctgtaaatagttttattttataaagacttGATAAAATGACAATAAAAGTTGTCAGTTGTCAGCCTATGCTACTACCACACTAAAAATATGATAGCCAATTATTATGGAGTGtattggactgtggtggctttggaaagGTTTCAAGGACCCTCAACTGCCCAAGTTTACAGCATgttctataatattttcttcTGCATAATTTGAGAAATTAAGTCCTCAGTCATCAGTCAGTTAAGTGTTTGGCGACTGGAGACACGACTTCTTCTGAATCTGAAGAAGAATCTGAATCTTCTACAGGACATCATGTGGTCCCGTAGAAGATTTACACTTTTActattacgttttatactaCAACTGAGGATCTGGACCCCTGAAATCTGCTATTATCCAATCCACCATGgttcaaactaacaaacaaaaaacaaagataaaattgGCAACCATACTCGTAAGTACCTTTTACCTACGAGTAtcgttgacaaactttcagccatcataaaatgaggtattgTCGAATGCAATCTTTATGAGGTCTCGGAAATAAGCTGAGGATGTCGCTACTCGCAGGTTATACATAAAGTCAAGACGCGTGAGACTGCGGGTGGCGCGCGGTGTGATGCCCTATCACTGCGCCTACGTTACCGCTGATATCCAAAATATTGTACTGCGCAGTTTAACGCATAAGTCTTATAAAATGGTCCATACTGTGCAACACAATGCGCAGCGGAGAGCACGTGGCTGTTGTCAATGAGGGAGCCGCCGCAGAACTGGCGGCCGCCGTTGAACAGCGCCACGATCCACGGCCACTCGTTCAGCTCCGCGTTGTGTCCGCCCACTATACGCTCCTCGTCCGTCGACGACTCGGCAGTAGCTCCATACACCTGGAAACGATCAATCAAAATTCTTGTGTAAGTTTGTCGATTAATCGCATAGGCACATGAGGTTATTGAgctttgattatattattaaaatataaaatgcgtAGGTACGAGGAGATAAATCCAAGATAAGTTCATAAGTGTTATCGCCgggttgcaacgacttgcgttACGGACGGCGTCagtgcttgtggcgttcgagccgtccacatctcttgttgtgtaattctttatgggttacttgggataggcggggagagtgacttgagtggaaaaggggagtgtttgttaacagtcaaaggatccttgaaccctacacacaacgttcacaagtgcgtgacttcactcaaggtcattctctgccattctagggtcttattttggctacagtttgatttgttaattaagttgtcctgacaaatgttgtgaatcttaaactttgttcgacattagttttcttatttatgtaatcacttctaaaataaataagcgGCTAAAATAAGTAAGCTgctaaaataagtaataaataagtaagctgctaaaataagtaataaataagtaagctTTTGAGGCGTACCTATATAGCAACATGCCGAGGCCCCAAAGGCCCCAGGCCTTTTCTAAGTTATGCCACGTATTGCAGAGTATTGTCCTGAAGTATAATACCTAAGGATATCTGTTATTGACAATGTTTGCAtcgaaataaatttgaaaaattattaggtattaaaCGGATAAACGGAAAACGATGCTTTCTATACCCTTCAGGAATCAAATTATCTAGTCACGAAATGCGCTAGTGTGCGCTTTGGCATATACACATTGTCGAAAATAGTTCTACGTTGGCGACGGTCTGGTATTTTTAACACTTACCTGTGGTCCATTCTTCACACCGCACGAAGTATCTACTCCAACGGGCGCAGTTGGCCTGGGCGGCTGAGTGGGTGCAGTTGGCCTGGCTGGTTGAGTAGGATAAGCCGGGGGCCAAGTCTGAAtacatagaaaataataagaatgAAAATATTGAGGATGATTTGATGATCACCGATCATGTGAAAAGTTGTTCTACAGGCTGTGTATTAAAGGCAATAGTCATTGTGAGGTAGGTATGTAATTTATACAGTCAATAGTTTAGTTTAACAATTTAACTGCAATAGCAACTTTAAAATCCTCTGAATAAACAGCACTTATACTGCGCATAAGCGGTGAAATCTAAACGACGAAAAGACATTCAGTGGCACAAATCAACAGACAATCTAAAGCAATGATTCCCAGagtggtccaggtggacccccaggggtctacggaaaactcggcgggggtctacgttgaagtgacataaaaatgggggttaATCATTCGTAAGCGGGGGTCCGCGATTTATCTGGTTCCATACCGAATgaggagttttctaaataaaataattgtaaattgattgcttccttgtgctgtgagAGGAATAAAAATTAGCTGACATAactcacagcacaatcaattaattaatgaacgaagtaataaattctcagtatttaaaaaaaaactgttattttGTTGTAGCTGTTAATTCAGCTGCAAAGAAATTTTCATAGGTAAAtctaattacattttttgtcgagttttaGATATTGGCAGGGAACCAGTTAAATAAGAACCAACAGTCTATGAGAATAAAAAGTTTGCGAACCTCTGATCTAAAGCCACTAAGTAACGGTGAATCGCCTAAGTATCCTGAATGTGCTGTGCAAtgaacatttaaaacaaaagtcaACGTGCATTCAAATTCAAACTCGTCGAGTAGGTATCAGGAGTCAGGACTTACTGCTAGATAATAATGATTCtgagtataattatattttccttaattatattttgaaatagcacttactatttgataaaaaatatgtacctgTTTAGTTGTGCTGGGAGGCTTAGTACCCCAGGTTGTCGTAGGCGGGGTGCTCGCAGGAGCTTGAGGTGGTTGTGTTACTCCAGCAACTAAATGTATCAAAATAGAATATTAAAGGTCGGTCGAAATCATTAAATTGACATCTGGTAGtgatcgttaatgaatttaacattatcagccTACGCCCGcacctgcattggagcagcgggTGGGTCTAATCCTCCT
This DNA window, taken from Bicyclus anynana chromosome 1, ilBicAnyn1.1, whole genome shotgun sequence, encodes the following:
- the LOC112051314 gene encoding chymotrypsin-like protease CTRL-1 isoform X2 produces the protein MSLRFQCSIFLLSLIAAVSTSDSIDANENGFSATNGAFYSDDAVILNVPAERVKRETNTTRDGKQLLLLSPRQVFGVCCTQPVGTPPQQEPDVQRFGVLHPSFPLSPLSSFPGLPPSALAAQFAYNNQLTRQIPAVWPPTLPPLPTHPPDHTAPTHPPSLVAGVTQPPQAPASTPPTTTWGTKPPSTTKQTWPPAYPTQPARPTAPTQPPRPTAPVGVDTSCGVKNGPQVYGATAESSTDEERIVGGHNAELNEWPWIVALFNGGRQFCGGSLIDNSHVLSAAHCVAHMTSWDVARLTARLGDHNIRTNSETQHVERKIKRVVRHRGFDMRTLYNDVSVLTLDQPVTYSKTIRPICLPGGSRAYSGLTATVIGWGSLRESGPQPSILQEVSIPIWTNNECRLKYGSAAPGGIVDHMICAGKASMDSCSGDSGGPLMLNEGGRWTQVGIVSWGIGCGKGQYPGVYTRVTAFLPWIQKNSQ
- the LOC112051314 gene encoding transmembrane protease serine 9 isoform X1 gives rise to the protein MSLRFQCSIFLLSLIAAVSTSDSIDANENGFSATNGAFYSDDAVILNVPAERVKRETNTTRDGKQLLLLSPRQADEGAFGVDCQTNVGKKGTCKSFRDCYPMFKVVDLSGYDGWVMGHYDTCSYINNDNTEVFGVCCTQPVGTPPQQEPDVQRFGVLHPSFPLSPLSSFPGLPPSALAAQFAYNNQLTRQIPAVWPPTLPPLPTHPPDHTAPTHPPSLVAGVTQPPQAPASTPPTTTWGTKPPSTTKQTWPPAYPTQPARPTAPTQPPRPTAPVGVDTSCGVKNGPQVYGATAESSTDEERIVGGHNAELNEWPWIVALFNGGRQFCGGSLIDNSHVLSAAHCVAHMTSWDVARLTARLGDHNIRTNSETQHVERKIKRVVRHRGFDMRTLYNDVSVLTLDQPVTYSKTIRPICLPGGSRAYSGLTATVIGWGSLRESGPQPSILQEVSIPIWTNNECRLKYGSAAPGGIVDHMICAGKASMDSCSGDSGGPLMLNEGGRWTQVGIVSWGIGCGKGQYPGVYTRVTAFLPWIQKNSQ